From one Nonomuraea polychroma genomic stretch:
- a CDS encoding XdhC family protein — protein MTHAHDEDPACEVAHSEAPVEQAERTLVAVFASPVAEHLLRFGAELGFRTILLEPDPGRRLGGFTAVTEIGDYVDATADVVLTDHHREEIGPVLRDLLKSPARWIGIMGSPRHTGPHVQALTDLGVPPEEIARVHRPIGLNIGSRTPPEIALATLAGLIADRNGRPGGFTF, from the coding sequence ATGACCCACGCCCATGACGAAGACCCGGCGTGTGAGGTGGCCCACAGCGAGGCTCCCGTGGAGCAGGCGGAGCGGACCCTGGTCGCCGTCTTCGCCTCCCCGGTGGCCGAACACCTGCTGCGGTTCGGCGCCGAGCTCGGCTTCCGCACGATCCTTCTCGAGCCCGACCCTGGGCGGCGTCTCGGTGGGTTCACGGCGGTGACCGAGATCGGCGACTACGTCGACGCCACGGCCGATGTCGTGCTCACCGATCATCACCGTGAGGAGATCGGCCCCGTTCTTCGCGACCTGCTCAAGTCGCCGGCCCGGTGGATCGGCATCATGGGCAGTCCCCGCCACACCGGTCCGCACGTGCAGGCACTGACCGACCTCGGCGTGCCACCGGAGGAGATCGCCCGGGTGCACCGGCCCATCGGGCTGAACATCGGCTCGCGTACCCCTCCCGAGATCGCGCTCGCCACCCTGGCCGGCCTGATCGCCGACCGCAACGGCCGCCCCGGCGGCTTCACGTTCTAG
- a CDS encoding alpha/beta fold hydrolase has translation MDILLIAGLWLDGSAWDHVVLGLEAAGHRPVPITLPGQGQGSASATLDDQVAAVLAAVDSASGKPMVVGHSAACTLAWLAADVRPGRIAKVALIGGFPAADGQPYADFFEPEDGLMPFPGWGPFEGPDSADLSEEARRDFASAAIPVPAGVTQGIVRLTDERRFDVPVLVVCPEFTSTQAQEWIAAGDVPELAKAKHLDLVDIDSGHWPMITQPAELARLLAVAALEA, from the coding sequence ATGGATATCCTGCTCATCGCCGGGCTGTGGCTCGACGGGTCCGCGTGGGACCACGTCGTGCTCGGACTCGAGGCGGCCGGCCACCGTCCCGTGCCGATCACCCTGCCCGGGCAGGGTCAGGGATCCGCCTCGGCCACTCTCGACGACCAGGTAGCAGCCGTGCTCGCCGCCGTGGACTCGGCGTCAGGAAAGCCCATGGTGGTGGGGCATTCCGCCGCCTGCACCCTGGCCTGGCTGGCCGCCGACGTGCGCCCTGGGCGGATCGCCAAGGTCGCGCTCATCGGCGGCTTCCCGGCCGCCGACGGGCAGCCCTACGCCGACTTCTTCGAGCCGGAGGACGGCCTCATGCCCTTCCCCGGCTGGGGTCCCTTCGAAGGGCCGGACTCCGCCGACCTCAGCGAGGAGGCCAGGCGGGATTTCGCGTCCGCGGCGATCCCTGTCCCCGCGGGCGTGACACAGGGCATCGTGCGCCTGACGGACGAGCGACGGTTCGACGTCCCCGTCCTCGTCGTGTGCCCCGAGTTCACCTCCACCCAGGCTCAGGAGTGGATAGCCGCCGGGGACGTGCCCGAGCTGGCCAAGGCCAAGCACCTTGACCTCGTGGACATCGACTCGGGCCACTGGCCAATGATCACCCAGCCGGCCGAGCTCGCCCGGCTCCTGGCCGTGGCGGCCCTAGAGGCCTGA
- a CDS encoding sugar ABC transporter substrate-binding protein, whose amino-acid sequence MNARLSAGLLITALLVTGCGGGGGTQTATTTPKVGLITKTETNPFFVKMKEGAQKSAQANGLELMSAAGKFDGDNASQITAIENMVAAGVKGILITPSDTKAIVPAIKKARDAGVLVIALDTPTDPQDATDALFATDNFKAGELIGQYAKAAMAGKPAKIATLDLAPGVTVGQLRHDGFLKGFGVPAGDPSVVCSQDTQGDQSKGQTAMENCLQKAPDINLVYTINEPAAMGAYTALKAKGREKDVLIVSVDGGCTGVKAVQSGQIAATSQQYPLKMAEDGVKAVADFAKTGKKASGYTDTGVTLITDKSVTGVEAKDTAFGLANCWG is encoded by the coding sequence ATGAACGCACGACTTTCGGCCGGTCTGCTCATCACAGCCCTCCTCGTCACCGGTTGCGGAGGCGGAGGCGGCACCCAGACCGCCACCACCACCCCCAAGGTCGGCCTGATCACCAAGACCGAGACCAACCCGTTCTTCGTCAAGATGAAGGAGGGCGCGCAGAAGTCCGCCCAGGCCAACGGCCTGGAGCTGATGAGCGCCGCGGGCAAGTTCGACGGTGACAATGCCTCTCAGATCACGGCGATCGAGAACATGGTCGCCGCCGGCGTGAAGGGCATCCTCATCACGCCGAGCGACACCAAGGCCATCGTCCCGGCGATCAAGAAGGCCCGCGACGCCGGCGTCCTGGTGATCGCCCTCGACACGCCCACCGATCCGCAGGACGCCACGGACGCGCTGTTCGCCACCGACAACTTCAAGGCCGGCGAGCTGATCGGCCAGTACGCCAAGGCGGCCATGGCCGGAAAGCCCGCCAAGATCGCCACGCTGGACCTGGCGCCCGGCGTCACGGTCGGCCAGCTCAGGCACGACGGCTTCCTCAAGGGGTTCGGCGTCCCGGCGGGCGACCCGTCCGTCGTCTGCTCCCAGGACACTCAGGGCGACCAGTCCAAGGGCCAGACCGCGATGGAGAACTGCCTGCAGAAGGCTCCTGACATCAACCTCGTCTACACCATCAACGAGCCCGCCGCGATGGGCGCGTACACCGCGTTGAAGGCCAAGGGTCGCGAGAAGGACGTGCTGATCGTCTCTGTGGACGGCGGCTGCACCGGCGTCAAGGCCGTGCAGTCGGGCCAGATCGCCGCCACCAGCCAGCAGTACCCGCTCAAGATGGCCGAGGACGGCGTCAAGGCGGTGGCCGACTTCGCCAAGACCGGCAAGAAGGCCTCCGGCTACACCGACACCGGCGTCACCCTGATCACCGACAAGTCCGTCACCGGCGTCGAGGCCAAGGACACGGCTTTCGGCCTGGCCAACTGCTGGGGCTGA
- a CDS encoding carbohydrate kinase family protein, translating to MIAVLGECVADSFTERRPGDAAPGELALRVLPGGGPANTAVALARLGTPTRFLGRISGDVFGRLFRAHLASSGVDLSASVDAEEPSTLAVAALDTGGQAEYTFYAEGTADWQWTPYELDPSMLGAATCLHTGSLALAREPGRAAIEEFARLTAEHATISLDPNVRPTLASLDDYQVTRWCEWADILKLSDDDLEFLVPGVPLARACDDWHAAGARLIVITKGAAGAVVSLDGERATVPAPKVQVADTVGAGDSFTAGLLHSLDSKGLLGGRLNDLTLGAAVEAAEFGVRVSALTCSVPGANPPWAEQLSAL from the coding sequence ATGATCGCTGTCCTGGGCGAATGCGTCGCCGACAGCTTCACCGAACGGCGTCCCGGAGACGCGGCTCCGGGTGAGCTGGCGCTGCGGGTGCTGCCCGGCGGCGGGCCCGCGAACACCGCCGTGGCGCTGGCCCGCCTCGGCACCCCCACGCGGTTCCTCGGCCGGATCTCGGGCGACGTCTTCGGCAGGCTGTTCCGCGCGCACCTCGCCTCCTCGGGCGTCGACCTGTCGGCATCCGTGGACGCCGAGGAGCCCAGCACGCTCGCCGTCGCCGCGCTGGACACAGGAGGGCAGGCCGAATACACCTTCTACGCAGAGGGCACCGCCGACTGGCAGTGGACGCCGTACGAACTGGACCCCTCCATGCTCGGCGCGGCCACGTGCCTGCACACCGGCTCGCTCGCCCTGGCGAGGGAGCCCGGGCGGGCGGCGATCGAGGAATTCGCGCGGCTCACCGCCGAGCACGCCACGATCTCCCTCGATCCGAACGTCCGCCCTACCCTCGCCTCCCTGGACGACTACCAGGTGACCCGGTGGTGCGAGTGGGCCGACATCCTCAAGCTCAGCGACGACGACCTGGAGTTCCTGGTACCGGGCGTGCCTCTGGCACGCGCCTGCGACGACTGGCACGCGGCCGGCGCCCGGCTCATCGTCATCACCAAGGGCGCGGCCGGCGCAGTGGTGTCCCTGGACGGCGAGCGCGCGACCGTCCCGGCTCCCAAGGTCCAGGTCGCGGACACGGTCGGCGCAGGTGACTCCTTCACGGCCGGCCTGCTGCACAGCCTCGACTCCAAGGGGCTGCTCGGTGGCCGTCTCAACGATCTCACCCTGGGTGCAGCGGTCGAGGCGGCAGAGTTCGGGGTGCGGGTGTCGGCGCTGACGTGCTCGGTTCCAGGCGCCAACCCGCCGTGGGCTGAGCAGCTCTCCGCCCTCTGA
- a CDS encoding LacI family DNA-binding transcriptional regulator, with protein MRRPTMTDVAREVGVTAKTVSRVLNDDGPVAIETRERVMEAVRKLGYQPNLMARNMRVGARDAAIGLVIPEMGNPFFGMVAGGIESVVRARGLTLIVGSSSETADLEQSLIATFLARRVSALMVVPSATSDHRHLRTERVAGLPIVFLDRPAVGLTADCVVSANREGARAGVAHLIAHGHRRIGFIGDLPATLYTRRERFQGYRDALDHAGLPFDRALVETGHDQEAAQAAALRLLSLPVPPTALFAGNNLASMGAVLALSRSGRKDVALVGFDDLPLAECLDPPLTVVAQDPVGMGVAAAELMLSRLDGDKSKARRALVPTRLLIRGSGEVPASR; from the coding sequence ATGCGGCGTCCGACGATGACAGATGTGGCCCGCGAGGTCGGGGTCACGGCGAAGACGGTCTCGCGGGTGCTCAACGACGACGGCCCGGTCGCGATCGAGACCCGCGAACGTGTCATGGAGGCCGTCAGGAAACTGGGCTACCAGCCCAACCTGATGGCCCGCAACATGCGCGTCGGCGCACGGGACGCCGCGATCGGCCTGGTCATCCCCGAGATGGGCAACCCGTTCTTCGGCATGGTCGCGGGCGGCATCGAGAGCGTCGTACGCGCCCGCGGCCTCACCCTCATCGTCGGCTCCTCCAGCGAGACGGCCGACCTGGAGCAGTCGCTGATCGCGACGTTCCTGGCCCGCCGTGTGAGCGCTCTCATGGTCGTGCCCTCGGCCACCAGCGACCACCGCCATCTCCGCACCGAACGTGTCGCCGGCCTGCCCATCGTCTTCCTCGACCGCCCCGCCGTCGGCCTGACCGCGGACTGTGTGGTCAGCGCCAACCGGGAGGGCGCCAGGGCCGGGGTCGCCCACCTGATCGCCCACGGCCACCGCCGGATCGGCTTCATCGGCGACCTGCCCGCCACCCTCTACACCCGCCGCGAACGTTTCCAGGGCTACCGGGACGCCCTCGACCACGCGGGCCTGCCCTTCGACCGCGCCTTAGTGGAGACCGGCCACGACCAGGAGGCTGCCCAGGCCGCCGCGCTGCGCCTGCTGTCCCTCCCGGTCCCGCCGACCGCCCTGTTCGCCGGCAACAACCTGGCGTCGATGGGAGCGGTGCTGGCACTGTCCCGATCGGGCCGGAAGGACGTGGCCCTGGTCGGCTTCGACGACCTGCCCCTGGCCGAATGCCTGGACCCGCCCCTGACGGTGGTGGCCCAGGACCCGGTGGGGATGGGGGTGGCGGCGGCGGAGCTGATGCTGTCCAGGCTGGACGGCGACAAGTCCAAGGCCCGCCGCGCGCTGGTGCCCACCCGCCTCCTCATCCGCGGCTCCGGCGAAGTCCCGGCATCCCGGTAA
- a CDS encoding glycoside hydrolase family 53 protein yields MAVYPLNRLRRIRVTLLLTLAMLIAFVPVNPTPASAATLTMRGADISSVQRSLDLGARYYNAAGTAADPLDILTGVGVNYVRLRIWNNPASGYNNKAKVLAYARAVKARGLGLMIDFHYSDTWADPGKQYKPAAWASHGISQLQTDVYNYTYDICTSLKAQGTTPDSVQIGNEINTGMLWNDGRVVNNDFTNLSLLLKAGYNATKACNSGTQVIIHTANANSLANARWFYDGIRAKGVPWDITALSYYCMWHGSLSTLSTVLNDVRTRYGKPVIVAETAYPFTAANADGEANVVNGSAPCSGYPATWQGQASNFTAVQNTARNAGAIGVFYWEPTWYAISGNGWDPANMNGTGNQWDNMATFNWTGGINPNIRWNP; encoded by the coding sequence ATGGCCGTCTACCCCCTGAACCGCTTACGGAGGATCAGGGTCACGCTTCTGCTGACCCTGGCGATGCTCATCGCGTTCGTACCGGTGAACCCCACGCCCGCCTCGGCCGCCACGCTGACCATGCGCGGCGCCGACATCTCTTCGGTCCAGCGCAGCCTGGACCTCGGCGCCAGGTACTACAACGCCGCCGGCACGGCCGCCGACCCGCTGGACATCCTCACCGGCGTCGGTGTCAACTACGTCCGCCTGCGCATCTGGAACAACCCGGCCAGCGGCTACAACAACAAGGCCAAGGTCCTGGCGTACGCCAGAGCGGTCAAGGCCAGGGGCCTCGGCCTGATGATCGACTTCCACTATTCGGACACCTGGGCCGACCCCGGCAAGCAGTACAAGCCCGCGGCCTGGGCGAGCCACGGCATCAGCCAGCTCCAGACGGACGTCTACAACTACACCTACGACATCTGCACCAGCCTGAAGGCGCAGGGCACCACCCCGGACAGCGTGCAGATCGGCAACGAGATCAACACCGGGATGCTCTGGAACGACGGCAGGGTCGTCAACAACGACTTCACGAACCTGAGCCTGCTGCTGAAGGCCGGCTACAACGCGACCAAGGCCTGCAACAGCGGCACCCAGGTGATCATCCACACCGCGAACGCCAACAGCCTGGCCAACGCGCGCTGGTTCTACGACGGGATCCGCGCCAAGGGCGTGCCCTGGGACATCACCGCTCTGTCGTACTACTGCATGTGGCACGGCTCGCTGTCCACCCTGTCCACCGTCCTCAACGACGTGAGGACCCGCTACGGCAAGCCGGTCATCGTGGCCGAGACCGCCTACCCGTTCACCGCGGCGAACGCCGACGGCGAGGCGAACGTGGTGAACGGCTCGGCACCGTGCTCGGGCTACCCGGCGACGTGGCAGGGGCAGGCGAGCAACTTCACCGCCGTCCAGAACACCGCCCGCAACGCCGGGGCGATCGGGGTCTTCTACTGGGAGCCGACCTGGTACGCCATCTCCGGCAACGGGTGGGACCCGGCCAACATGAACGGCACCGGCAACCAGTGGGACAACATGGCCACCTTCAACTGGACCGGCGGGATCAACCCCAACATCAGGTGGAACCCCTAG
- a CDS encoding PIG-L family deacetylase — MDRQLTLMVVHAHPDDECLGTGGILARYTEEGIRTVLVTCTNGEQGDDQGGVKPGEEGHDDAAVAARRLGELRESVAHLGIDHLELLGYRDSGMEGWAANSHPDAFANVPVEVAAGRLAALMEHYRPQVVVTYDETGGGGYGHPDHVQAHRITAAAVESTGIPDKFYYTAIPRAAIKRMFEMMREHGIDLGFEPSDDFGTPDERVTSVVDVTPYVERKLKALEAHESQGENIFLFRMPPEAQQQAFSHEAFERVLCKVDAPDHEEDLFAGLRDG, encoded by the coding sequence ATGGATCGGCAACTCACCTTGATGGTCGTGCACGCCCACCCCGACGACGAATGTCTCGGCACCGGCGGCATCCTGGCCCGCTACACCGAAGAGGGCATCCGCACGGTCCTGGTCACCTGCACCAACGGAGAGCAGGGCGACGACCAGGGCGGCGTCAAGCCGGGCGAGGAAGGCCACGACGACGCCGCTGTCGCCGCGCGCCGGCTCGGCGAGCTTCGCGAGTCGGTCGCCCATCTGGGCATCGACCACTTGGAGCTGCTCGGCTACCGCGACTCCGGCATGGAAGGCTGGGCTGCCAACAGCCACCCGGACGCGTTCGCCAACGTGCCCGTCGAAGTGGCGGCGGGCAGGCTGGCCGCGCTGATGGAGCACTACCGCCCGCAGGTCGTGGTGACCTACGACGAGACGGGCGGCGGCGGTTACGGCCACCCGGACCATGTCCAGGCCCATCGGATCACGGCCGCGGCGGTGGAGTCGACCGGCATCCCGGACAAGTTCTACTACACGGCCATCCCCCGGGCCGCCATCAAGCGCATGTTCGAGATGATGCGCGAGCACGGGATCGACCTCGGCTTCGAGCCTTCGGACGACTTCGGCACCCCGGACGAGCGCGTCACGAGCGTCGTCGACGTCACCCCGTACGTCGAGCGCAAGCTCAAGGCGCTCGAGGCCCACGAGAGCCAGGGGGAGAACATCTTCCTGTTCCGCATGCCGCCGGAGGCCCAGCAGCAGGCGTTCTCGCACGAGGCGTTCGAGCGGGTGCTGTGCAAGGTGGACGCCCCTGATCACGAGGAGGACCTGTTCGCGGGCCTGCGCGACGGCTGA
- a CDS encoding ATP-binding cassette domain-containing protein has product MTTPVLQARNLVKRYGHVTALDGADFDLMPGEVLAVIGDNGAGKTSLIKALTGALEPDSGEIILDGKPVRFRSPIDARRHGIETVYQDLAVAASLDIATNMFLGREVRKPGILGSVFRMLDKKHMREESAKHMASLKIGLRSLTQPVESLSGGQRQGVAVARAVAWATHVVVMDEPTAALGVKESGQVLDMIRRVRDGGTPVVLISHNMPHVFEIADRIHVQRLGRRVAQIKPGDHSMAEVVAIMTGALQVSEGKAVVADKGAAEAIGLS; this is encoded by the coding sequence ATGACCACCCCGGTGCTCCAGGCCCGCAACCTGGTCAAGAGGTACGGCCACGTGACCGCGCTCGACGGCGCCGACTTCGACCTGATGCCCGGCGAGGTGCTCGCGGTCATCGGCGACAACGGCGCCGGCAAGACCAGCCTGATCAAGGCCCTGACCGGCGCGCTGGAGCCCGACTCCGGCGAGATCATTCTCGACGGCAAGCCGGTGCGCTTCCGATCCCCGATCGACGCCCGCCGGCACGGGATCGAGACCGTCTACCAGGACCTCGCGGTGGCGGCCTCGCTCGACATCGCCACGAACATGTTCCTCGGCCGCGAAGTGCGCAAGCCCGGCATCCTCGGCAGCGTCTTCCGCATGCTCGACAAGAAGCACATGCGCGAGGAGTCGGCCAAGCACATGGCCAGCCTCAAGATCGGGCTGCGTTCGCTCACGCAGCCGGTCGAGTCGCTGTCCGGCGGGCAGCGGCAGGGCGTGGCCGTGGCCAGGGCCGTGGCGTGGGCCACCCACGTCGTCGTCATGGACGAGCCCACCGCGGCGCTCGGCGTCAAGGAGTCGGGCCAGGTCCTCGACATGATCAGGCGCGTCCGCGACGGCGGCACGCCGGTCGTGCTGATCAGCCACAACATGCCGCACGTGTTCGAGATCGCCGACCGCATCCACGTCCAACGCCTCGGCCGCAGGGTCGCCCAGATCAAGCCGGGCGACCACAGCATGGCCGAGGTGGTGGCCATCATGACCGGGGCGCTCCAGGTGTCGGAGGGCAAGGCCGTGGTGGCGGACAAGGGCGCGGCTGAGGCGATCGGTCTGTCCTGA
- a CDS encoding helix-turn-helix domain-containing protein, whose translation MTEIVHDCHLPASAARRLLQSLVELGLATRSTGRPVRYVAVSPPAQPGVKYRVVYDTGVLELAGWVEDVTAGMRHGGRPGSPPTCR comes from the coding sequence GTGACGGAGATCGTCCACGACTGCCATCTGCCTGCGTCGGCCGCCCGGCGCCTCCTGCAGTCGCTCGTCGAGCTGGGCCTGGCCACCCGGTCGACCGGTCGGCCGGTGCGTTACGTCGCCGTCTCGCCCCCTGCTCAACCGGGCGTCAAATACCGCGTGGTCTACGACACCGGCGTGCTGGAGCTGGCCGGCTGGGTGGAGGACGTCACGGCCGGGATGCGGCACGGCGGCAGGCCAGGATCGCCGCCGACCTGCCGATGA
- a CDS encoding DUF2267 domain-containing protein: MDYEQFIKIVDQRIGQGAEVADRAVEATLRTLSERLSKGQSADLMGEVPPEMMRLLSSEGEPEPFGVDEFLRRVAEREGVDLATADRHARAVFWALGQTVSPDEIAYMAADLPHDFDPLIAEARRRHVEIVPAGRFLDSVAGRAGLDRAGAHRATEAVLETLAERITPGEVEDLIIRLPMQLHAPLKRGVTAGRGRAVRMPVEEFIRRVAERADVSPEAARDHTRAVFTTLRESIPREEFFDVTAHLPNEYGPLLPHA, encoded by the coding sequence ATGGATTACGAGCAGTTCATCAAGATCGTGGACCAGCGGATCGGCCAGGGCGCGGAGGTCGCCGACCGGGCCGTGGAAGCCACGCTCCGCACCCTTTCCGAACGGCTCTCGAAGGGACAAAGCGCCGATTTGATGGGCGAGGTGCCGCCGGAAATGATGCGGCTGCTCTCTTCAGAGGGCGAGCCCGAGCCCTTCGGCGTGGACGAGTTCCTCCGCCGCGTGGCCGAGCGCGAAGGCGTGGACCTCGCGACGGCCGACCGGCACGCTCGTGCCGTCTTCTGGGCGCTCGGGCAGACCGTGAGTCCCGACGAGATCGCCTACATGGCGGCCGACCTCCCCCACGACTTCGACCCTCTGATCGCCGAGGCCCGGCGACGGCACGTCGAGATCGTGCCCGCCGGGCGATTCCTGGACTCGGTGGCCGGACGCGCCGGCCTCGACCGCGCCGGCGCGCACCGCGCCACCGAGGCGGTGCTGGAGACGCTCGCCGAACGCATCACCCCTGGCGAGGTCGAGGACCTGATCATCCGGCTCCCCATGCAACTGCACGCGCCGCTGAAGCGCGGCGTGACCGCGGGCCGGGGCAGGGCGGTCCGCATGCCGGTGGAGGAGTTCATCCGCCGGGTGGCCGAGCGCGCTGACGTCTCGCCGGAGGCGGCCCGCGACCACACGCGCGCCGTCTTCACCACGTTGCGCGAGTCGATTCCCCGCGAGGAGTTCTTCGACGTGACGGCCCATCTGCCCAACGAGTACGGACCCCTGCTCCCACATGCGTGA
- a CDS encoding ABC transporter permease yields the protein MEATLPRRLITTPVAGPTIALVLASLFFALNSPQFLTGSNFSLIIQQVMVVGTLAIGQTLIILTAGIDLACGAIMAFGGIVMTKLAVDSGLPPLLAVAAGLAVCAGFGLVNGLLVMKISLPPFIVTLGMLNVVFALTHIYSNEQTITDLPPLLTFLGQTFQIGQTNVTYGSLLTILLFLLFAYLLGSTAWGRHVYALGNSPEVARLTGIRTRRLTVGVYTLAGLVYGIAALLLVSRTGVGDPQAGQTDNLDSITAVVLGGTSLFGGRGLVIGTLVGALIVGVFRNGLQLMGVPSIYQTLITGVLVILAVAVDQLSRRRNR from the coding sequence ATGGAAGCGACGCTGCCGCGCCGCCTGATCACGACTCCGGTCGCGGGCCCCACGATCGCGCTCGTGCTGGCCAGCCTGTTCTTCGCGCTGAACAGCCCCCAGTTCCTCACCGGCTCCAACTTCTCGCTGATCATCCAGCAGGTCATGGTGGTCGGCACGCTCGCCATCGGGCAGACCCTGATCATCCTCACTGCGGGCATCGACCTGGCCTGCGGCGCGATCATGGCGTTCGGCGGGATCGTGATGACCAAGCTGGCCGTCGACAGCGGCCTGCCGCCGCTGCTCGCGGTGGCCGCCGGGCTCGCCGTGTGCGCCGGGTTCGGGCTGGTCAACGGGCTGCTGGTGATGAAGATCTCGCTGCCGCCGTTCATCGTGACGCTCGGCATGCTGAACGTGGTCTTCGCGCTCACCCACATCTACTCCAACGAGCAGACGATCACGGATCTGCCGCCGCTGCTGACGTTCCTGGGGCAGACGTTCCAGATCGGGCAGACGAACGTCACGTACGGGTCGCTGCTGACGATCCTGCTGTTCCTGCTGTTCGCGTACCTGCTGGGATCCACGGCGTGGGGCCGGCACGTGTACGCGCTCGGCAACAGCCCCGAGGTGGCCCGTCTGACCGGCATCAGGACGCGGCGGCTGACCGTGGGCGTCTACACCCTCGCCGGTCTCGTGTACGGAATCGCGGCGCTGCTGCTCGTCTCCCGTACCGGCGTGGGCGATCCGCAGGCCGGCCAGACCGACAACCTCGACAGCATCACCGCGGTCGTGCTCGGCGGGACGAGCCTGTTCGGCGGGCGCGGCCTGGTGATCGGCACGCTCGTGGGCGCCCTCATCGTGGGGGTGTTCCGCAACGGCCTGCAGTTGATGGGCGTACCGTCGATTTACCAGACGCTCATCACCGGCGTCCTGGTGATCCTCGCCGTCGCCGTCGACCAGCTCTCCCGCAGGAGGAACCGATGA
- a CDS encoding alpha/beta fold hydrolase, giving the protein MTLAHDVAGSGTTVILLHSTVCDRRMWDPQVPALVDAGYRVVRCDLRGFGETPMPDRPYDNAQDVTDLMDLLGVQQAALVAASGGGQVALEIAARWPQRVTALVLLAAAWAGHEPSADLRAFGEREDALIEAGDIAGATELNVHTWLGPHADEATREKTRQMQRHAFDVQLAAVEEVEPINGEADLAAITAPSLLISGRHDLADFRWIAAQLSDQLADARHLELAWAGHLPSLERPDALNPVLIDFLHEAHTAR; this is encoded by the coding sequence ATGACACTTGCTCATGACGTGGCCGGGAGCGGCACGACGGTGATCCTGCTGCACTCCACCGTCTGTGACCGGCGGATGTGGGACCCGCAGGTGCCGGCTCTGGTCGACGCCGGCTATCGCGTGGTGCGCTGCGACCTGCGCGGCTTCGGCGAGACTCCCATGCCGGACCGGCCCTATGACAATGCCCAGGACGTCACCGATCTGATGGATCTGCTGGGGGTCCAGCAGGCTGCGCTGGTCGCGGCATCCGGTGGTGGCCAGGTCGCATTGGAGATCGCGGCCCGGTGGCCACAGCGGGTGACCGCGCTGGTGCTGCTCGCCGCCGCGTGGGCAGGGCACGAGCCCAGTGCCGACTTGAGGGCGTTCGGCGAACGCGAAGACGCGCTGATCGAAGCCGGTGACATCGCCGGAGCCACCGAACTCAATGTGCACACCTGGCTGGGGCCGCACGCGGACGAGGCGACCCGGGAGAAGACACGCCAGATGCAGCGCCATGCGTTCGACGTTCAACTGGCCGCTGTCGAAGAGGTCGAGCCGATCAACGGAGAGGCCGATCTCGCTGCCATCACAGCCCCCAGCCTGCTGATCTCGGGCCGCCACGACCTGGCGGACTTCCGGTGGATCGCCGCTCAGCTGTCGGATCAGCTCGCCGACGCCCGTCATCTCGAACTTGCCTGGGCAGGCCACCTCCCTAGTCTGGAGCGCCCCGACGCGTTGAACCCGGTGCTGATCGACTTCCTGCATGAGGCACACACCGCCCGTTGA